The following is a genomic window from Opitutus sp. ER46.
CTCGCGCCCGACCTGCCGGTGTTCAATGTGCGCACGATGGCCGACCGGTTCGCCGCCACCCTCGCGACGGAACGGCTCAGCGTAGTCCTCCTCGGGCTGTTCGGCGCGCTGGCGCTCGTCCTGGCCGCCGTCGGTCTGTACGGCGTGATCAATTACATCGTGGGCCAGCGTACCCGCGAGATCGGCGTCCGCATCGCGCTCGGCGCCACGCCCGGCGCCATTCTCAACCTGCTGCTGCGGTATGGACTCGGGCTGGCCGGCGGCGGGTTGCTTATCGGGCTCGTCACGGCGCTCGCCCTCACCCAGTTCCTCCGGAGCCTGCTCTACGAGGTCTCGCCGTTTGATCCCTTGAGCTTCGCCGCCGTTGCGCTCATGCTCGCCCTCCTCGGCCTGGCGGCCTGCTGGATCCCCGCCCGCCGCGCCGCCCAGGTGAACCCCGTCGACGCCCTCCGCGCCGACTAGAAATAAATCGTGCCACGATTTCTTCCCTGTCACCTTTTCCGGCCAGTCCGCCACGTATGGGCATGACCATACCCACCTCCGCCGCGATTAGCCCCTTTTCCGACCAGGAACTTGTCACCCGCACCCTCGCGGGGGACCGCGAGGCTTACCGTCGGATCGTCGAGCGCTATCAGGCTCTCGTCTGCTCCGTCGCCTACAGCTCCACGGGGGACCTCGCGCACAGCGAGGATGTCGCCCAGGAGACGTTCGTCGCCGCGTGGCGGCAGCTGCGTCAACTTCGCGAACCCGGCAGCCTGCGCAGTTGGTTGTGCGGCATCGCGCGGAATCTCGTCGCGAATCGCCGGCGCCAACTCGCCACGGAGCCTTCACACGCGGGATCGCCGCTGCCGGTCGATGCCGCCGGCCCCGAACCACTCCCGTCCGAGGCCGCCGTGCGCCGCGAGCAGGAGGCGATCCTGTGGCAGGCTCTCGCCCAGATTCCGGAGCTCTACCGCGAGCCGTTGATCCTCTTCTACCGCGAGCACCAGTCGGTGGAGCGCGTCGCCGTCGACCTTGGGCTCACGGAGGACGTCGTCCGCCAACGACTCTCCCGGGGGCGCAAGCTGCTCCACCAGGAGGTCGCCCGATTCGTCGAGGGCACGCTCACCCGCACCGCGCCCGGGGCCAGTTTCACGCTGGGCGTCATGGGCGCGCTGCCGCTGCTCACCGTCCCGGGCGGCGCAACGGCCGCCGCCTGGGGAGCCGCATCTCCAGGCTGCACGGCCGGACTCGCGGCCAAGCTGCTGGCGTTCGCGCAACTGGCAATCGGGCCGGTCATCGGCCTGGTCGCCGCCTGGCTGGGCATCCGCGCGTCGCTCCGCGCCACGCGCACCCCGGAAGAACTGGCCTTCGTTCGCCGCTACCTCCGCCGACTGCTGCTTTGCCTGCTCGCCTTCTGCGTCGCCGCCATCGGCATTACCACGATCGCAGCCAAGGCGGGAATGGCCAGCCCACGGCAGGTCGTATGGCTGTGGGTGACACTCGGCGTCGTTTACCTCCTCGGGATCGTCACTCTCGCGCTGCACGCCAAGTCCACCTTGCGCCGCTTGCGGCGAATCGGGCGCGCCGAACACCCCGAGGCTTTTCGCGACGCGCCGGCCGATCCGGCGTGCTGGAACTATCGGAGCCGGGCCAGCCTCTTCGGCCTGCCCCTTGTCCACGTGCGCTTCGGTGGCGAGGAAGAAGCGCGCAGCCGCCCGGTGGTCGGATGGATTGCCGGCGGCGAATACGCGATCGGTATCATTGCCGCGTTCGGCGGCGTGACCCTCGGCGCGTTCAGCGCCGGCGGCATATCCGCCGGCGTCATCGCCATTGGCGGCGTCAGCCTGGGACTGCTGTCGCTGGGCGGCCTCGCGATCGGCGCGATCGCCATTGGCGGCCTCGCGATCGGGATCGTGGCGACGGGCGGCGTCGCCCTTGCCGGCACGGCCGCCCTCGGCGGCTACGCGCTTTCGCGGGAGTTCGCCGTGGCCGCCCAAGGCTCTGCGCCGCACCTCAATGACGCGCTCGCGCAGGCCTACTTCGCTGCGCGGCCCTGGCTGGACCTGCGCACCGCCACCGGCAAGGCCGTCCTCAGCCTCGCATGGTTGCCCGCGTTGTTCGTGATCTGGCAACACTGGCCGCGCCGAGCGGCGCCAAGGACCCGATCCGCCGGGGCGGAATAGCCGCCCCCGTTCGACGGCCGCACCAATGCTCGAAGGGCAAACGCTCGCGGCGGGGTTTACTCTTGCACGCTGCCACAGGGCGGCCGCCGCGCACCCACCCCACGAGATGCGCGCCAAGCCCGGCGTCGCGGCGCGCTTTCCGACCTCAACTCCCAAGACGCCCCATGACTCGCTCCGAGTTCCTTCAACGCACCGCCCAACTCGCCTGCGGCTCCTGCGCCGCGGTCATCCTGGCCAGGACCGCCACCGCCGCCGAGACCGCTCCCACGTCCGCGCCCAAGCCCACGCCGCTCGACGAAGCCTTGAAGAAGGCCCAGTACGAAAACCAGTTCGTCAACAACTGGCTCACCGACCTCTTCGCCGCGATCGACACCGAGCTCGATCCCGCCGCCCAGATGAAGCTCATCGAGGCCTGCGGCCGCGGCTGCTACGAACGCCACGCGTTCAAGCAGGAGATCGCCGCCGCCGGCAAGGGCGACGTCGACCGGCTCGTCGCGGCTTACGCGAAGAACTTCGGCATCCACCGCGAGGGAAACTTCGTCCACATCACCTACGGCGGCGGTAAATGCTACTGCCCCGCCGCCCGCAACCGCCCGACCCGCCCCAACGACCTGCAGTGTGAGTGCACCCGCGCCACGCACCAAGCCCTCTGGCAGGCCGCCATGGGACGCCCCTACAAGATCGAGCTCCTTGAAACCGTCCGCCGCGGCGGCCAGAAATGCCATCTCCGCGTCACGCTCGTCTGACGACGATCGTGCCGCGGAAGTGAAAGTGGCCTCCGGAGTGAAAGTGGCCTGCGGAGTGACAGTGAAAGTGAGAGTGAAAGTGCCCGGATCTTTCTCTTACTCTTACTCGTCCTCTTCCTCTTGCTCTCACACCATCGATCGCTCGAACCAGCGGCCCCCTCACTCGATACTTCACTCACGCCGCCTCACTTTCCGCCGCCTCCTCACCAATCCGCCTCCGATCCACTTTCACTTTCACTCTCCCCATGCCCCGGCTCTCGCTCGCCTTCGCGTTCTTCGCTGTCCTCGTCGCGCCGCTGTTCGGCGCGACCTCCGAACCGGTGCCGGGGCTCGTCACCCCATGGGAGATCTCCGCACCCGTGCGGCTCAACCCGATCGAGCCGGAGCGCTGCCCAAGCGCCAAGGCCCTTGGCTCCGCCGACTGGAAGCCCGCGGCCCCGGATACCCTCGGCGTGATCGACATCGCTGCGCTCCACCCCAATCCACCCGCTGGCGCGACGCGGATCTACGCGCGCACGACGTTGCCAGCGACCGAGGCCGGCCCGCGTGCCTTCACCTTCGGTTATCGCGGCGACCTCGCCGTGTACCTCAACCGGCAATTGGTGTTTCACGGCCACAGCCACGCCCCAACGGGCGCCCCTTGGACCGCCGACACCACGATCTCCCTGCCGCTCTCCGCCGGCTCGAACGACCTGCTGGTCGTCGCGACCCGCGGCGCCGACGGCTGGGCCTTCAGCGTCCGCGACCGCGATGCAGTCTTCCTGCACGCCGGCGTCACGCGCGCCTGGGAGTTGCCTGACCTCGGTGGCCTCGAATCGGTCGCCTTCGACGCGAAACGCAACGTCCTCTTTGCCTCCAACTATGCCGGCAATGCGCTCGCCCGGCTCAACCTCGACGGTCGCGACGTCAATCTCACCTGGATGTCGGGCTTTCGCCGCCCCACCGGCGTCAAGGTCGCCCAGGACCGGCTCTACGTCATCGACCGCTCCGGGCTTTCCGTGATCGATCCAGAGTCCGCGCAGGTCCTCTCCCGCACCCCCATCGAGGGCGCCGGTTTCGCCAACGACCTGGTCGTCCACCCAAGCGGTGTCGTCTACGTCACCGACTCCGCCCGCGGCACGCTTTACCGGCTTGAATCCGGCAAGGCTGAGCTGTGGCTCGCCGATCCGCGCCTTGCCCAGTGCAACGGCCTCGCCCTCGATGGCGAACGCCTCCTCGTAGGCGTGAGCAGCAGCGGCACGATCCAACGCGTCGACCTCGCCACGCGGCAGATTGCGACCGTCGCCA
Proteins encoded in this region:
- a CDS encoding sigma-70 family RNA polymerase sigma factor — protein: MTIPTSAAISPFSDQELVTRTLAGDREAYRRIVERYQALVCSVAYSSTGDLAHSEDVAQETFVAAWRQLRQLREPGSLRSWLCGIARNLVANRRRQLATEPSHAGSPLPVDAAGPEPLPSEAAVRREQEAILWQALAQIPELYREPLILFYREHQSVERVAVDLGLTEDVVRQRLSRGRKLLHQEVARFVEGTLTRTAPGASFTLGVMGALPLLTVPGGATAAAWGAASPGCTAGLAAKLLAFAQLAIGPVIGLVAAWLGIRASLRATRTPEELAFVRRYLRRLLLCLLAFCVAAIGITTIAAKAGMASPRQVVWLWVTLGVVYLLGIVTLALHAKSTLRRLRRIGRAEHPEAFRDAPADPACWNYRSRASLFGLPLVHVRFGGEEEARSRPVVGWIAGGEYAIGIIAAFGGVTLGAFSAGGISAGVIAIGGVSLGLLSLGGLAIGAIAIGGLAIGIVATGGVALAGTAALGGYALSREFAVAAQGSAPHLNDALAQAYFAARPWLDLRTATGKAVLSLAWLPALFVIWQHWPRRAAPRTRSAGAE
- a CDS encoding SMP-30/gluconolactonase/LRE family protein; amino-acid sequence: MPRLSLAFAFFAVLVAPLFGATSEPVPGLVTPWEISAPVRLNPIEPERCPSAKALGSADWKPAAPDTLGVIDIAALHPNPPAGATRIYARTTLPATEAGPRAFTFGYRGDLAVYLNRQLVFHGHSHAPTGAPWTADTTISLPLSAGSNDLLVVATRGADGWAFSVRDRDAVFLHAGVTRAWELPDLGGLESVAFDAKRNVLFASNYAGNALARLNLDGRDVNLTWMSGFRRPTGVKVAQDRLYVIDRSGLSVIDPESAQVLSRTPIEGAGFANDLVVHPSGVVYVTDSARGTLYRLESGKAELWLADPRLAQCNGLALDGERLLVGVSSSGTIQRVDLATRQIATVATIGPGVIMDGLVGDGREGWLFSDYFGRVYRANAKGETTLLIDGRGPQRFCADFEFIPSLSLLVIPSLHEQRLTAYRLAPPALGATR